The following are encoded in a window of Arctopsyche grandis isolate Sample6627 chromosome 2, ASM5162203v2, whole genome shotgun sequence genomic DNA:
- the Ldh gene encoding lactate dehydrogenase isoform X1: protein MSTDKVFSELNKPQGKKMAASTLMSLLSEPIHTTGNKVTVVGVGQVGMACAFSILSQGVTSELVMVDCMADKLKGELMDMQHGSMFLKNAKIQAGTDYALTADSALCIITAGARQREGESRLSLVQKNTDIFKHIIPQLVQYSPNTILLVVSNPVDILTYIAWKISGLPKNRVFGSGTNLDSSRFRYLMSEMLGVAPSSCHGYIIGEHGDSSVPVWSGMNIAGVKLRDLNPLAGLPGDADNWQEVHKKVVQSAYEIIRLKGYTSWAIGLSISNLAQAILRNAASVHAVSTYVKGQHGIVDEVFLSLPSVLGLNGVTHIVKQPLTDLEKEQLNNSAKLMRSIIDNLIM, encoded by the exons TCAAGGAAAGAAGATGGCTGCATCTACACTGATGAGTTTGCTGTCGGAGCCAATCCACACGACAGGCAACAAAGTGACTGTCGTAGGGGTCGGTCAAGTTGGAATGGCCTGTGCTTTCAGCATCTTGTCCCAA GGAGTCACCAGCGAGCTGGTAATGGTGGACTGCATGGCCGACAAATTGAAAGGTGAACTCATGGATATGCAGCATGGTTCTATGTTCTTGAAGAATGCAAAAATTCAAGCTGGCACTG actATGCACTCACTGCCGATTCTGCTCTGTGCATCATCACCGCAGGTGCTAGGCAACGTGAAGGTGAATCCCGGCTTAGTCTTGTACAGAAAAATACAGACATTTTCAAACACATCATTCCTCAA CTCGTCCAATACAGTCCGAACACAATTCTGCTAGTGGTCAGCAACCCGGTTGACATTCTCACATACATTGCCTGGAAGATCAGCGGCCTGCCGAAGAATCGGGTCTTCGGATCTGGCACGAATCTGGACTCGTCCCGGTTCAGATACTTGATGTCGGAGATGCTCGGCGTCGCTCCGTCTTCCTGCCACGGATACATCATCGGCGAACATGGAGACAGCAGCG TTCCTGTCTGGTCTGGAATGAACATCGCCGGAGTAAAGCTCCGAGATTTAAACCCGCTCGCCGGTCTTCCCGGCGACGCTGACAATTGGCAAGAAGTGCACAAGAAAGTAGTGCAGAGTGCATACGAAATAATCCGTCTGAAGGGATACACATCCTGGGCCATAGGCTTGAGCATCTCTAACTTGGCTCAAGCTATTCTGAGAAACGCAGCCAGCGTCCACGCAGTCTCCACATATGTTAAG GGTCAGCATGGCATCGTAGATGAAGTGTTTCTGTCGTTACCGAGCGTGCTCGGCCTCAACGGAGTAACGCACATCGTGAAGCAGCCGCTCACCGACCTCGAAAAGGAACAGTTGAACAATTCGGCGAAGCTGATGCGATCCATCATCGATAATTTGATCATGTAA
- the Ldh gene encoding lactate dehydrogenase isoform X2, which translates to MAASTLMSLLSEPIHTTGNKVTVVGVGQVGMACAFSILSQGVTSELVMVDCMADKLKGELMDMQHGSMFLKNAKIQAGTDYALTADSALCIITAGARQREGESRLSLVQKNTDIFKHIIPQLVQYSPNTILLVVSNPVDILTYIAWKISGLPKNRVFGSGTNLDSSRFRYLMSEMLGVAPSSCHGYIIGEHGDSSVPVWSGMNIAGVKLRDLNPLAGLPGDADNWQEVHKKVVQSAYEIIRLKGYTSWAIGLSISNLAQAILRNAASVHAVSTYVKGQHGIVDEVFLSLPSVLGLNGVTHIVKQPLTDLEKEQLNNSAKLMRSIIDNLIM; encoded by the exons ATGGCTGCATCTACACTGATGAGTTTGCTGTCGGAGCCAATCCACACGACAGGCAACAAAGTGACTGTCGTAGGGGTCGGTCAAGTTGGAATGGCCTGTGCTTTCAGCATCTTGTCCCAA GGAGTCACCAGCGAGCTGGTAATGGTGGACTGCATGGCCGACAAATTGAAAGGTGAACTCATGGATATGCAGCATGGTTCTATGTTCTTGAAGAATGCAAAAATTCAAGCTGGCACTG actATGCACTCACTGCCGATTCTGCTCTGTGCATCATCACCGCAGGTGCTAGGCAACGTGAAGGTGAATCCCGGCTTAGTCTTGTACAGAAAAATACAGACATTTTCAAACACATCATTCCTCAA CTCGTCCAATACAGTCCGAACACAATTCTGCTAGTGGTCAGCAACCCGGTTGACATTCTCACATACATTGCCTGGAAGATCAGCGGCCTGCCGAAGAATCGGGTCTTCGGATCTGGCACGAATCTGGACTCGTCCCGGTTCAGATACTTGATGTCGGAGATGCTCGGCGTCGCTCCGTCTTCCTGCCACGGATACATCATCGGCGAACATGGAGACAGCAGCG TTCCTGTCTGGTCTGGAATGAACATCGCCGGAGTAAAGCTCCGAGATTTAAACCCGCTCGCCGGTCTTCCCGGCGACGCTGACAATTGGCAAGAAGTGCACAAGAAAGTAGTGCAGAGTGCATACGAAATAATCCGTCTGAAGGGATACACATCCTGGGCCATAGGCTTGAGCATCTCTAACTTGGCTCAAGCTATTCTGAGAAACGCAGCCAGCGTCCACGCAGTCTCCACATATGTTAAG GGTCAGCATGGCATCGTAGATGAAGTGTTTCTGTCGTTACCGAGCGTGCTCGGCCTCAACGGAGTAACGCACATCGTGAAGCAGCCGCTCACCGACCTCGAAAAGGAACAGTTGAACAATTCGGCGAAGCTGATGCGATCCATCATCGATAATTTGATCATGTAA